Proteins encoded in a region of the Streptomyces sp. NBC_00258 genome:
- a CDS encoding ABC transporter permease translates to MPEPMPREPHLSGGGRAPEDGAIAATGMGGAMDLATAEAETLEKRPNGPDGTGPGEKPRSLWSDAWRDLRRNPVFIISALIILFLLFISLWPGVIATQNPLKCDLAKAQEGSQPGHPFGFNGQGCDVYTRTVYGARVSVTVGVCATLGVAILGSVLGGLAGFFGGAGDAVLSRITDIFFAIPVVLGGLVLLSVVTSSTVWPVIGFMVLLGWPQISRIARGSVITTKQNDYVQAARALGASNSRMLLRHITPNAIAPVIVVATIALGTYISLEATLSYLGVGLKPPTVSWGIDISSASQYIRTAPHALLWPAGALAVTVLAFIMLGDAVRDALDPKLR, encoded by the coding sequence ATGCCTGAACCGATGCCGCGTGAGCCGCACCTGTCGGGCGGGGGCCGCGCCCCGGAGGACGGCGCCATCGCCGCGACGGGCATGGGCGGCGCGATGGACCTGGCCACGGCGGAGGCCGAGACCCTGGAGAAGCGACCGAACGGACCGGACGGCACGGGCCCCGGGGAGAAGCCGCGCTCCCTCTGGTCCGACGCCTGGCGGGACCTGCGCCGCAACCCCGTCTTCATCATCTCGGCGCTCATCATCCTGTTCCTGCTCTTCATCTCCCTGTGGCCGGGGGTGATCGCCACCCAGAACCCGCTCAAGTGCGACCTCGCCAAGGCCCAGGAGGGCTCCCAGCCGGGACACCCCTTCGGCTTCAACGGCCAGGGCTGCGACGTCTACACCCGCACGGTGTACGGGGCCCGGGTCTCCGTCACCGTCGGCGTGTGCGCCACGCTCGGGGTCGCCATCCTCGGCTCGGTGCTCGGCGGGCTCGCCGGGTTCTTCGGCGGGGCGGGGGACGCGGTCTTGTCCCGGATCACCGACATCTTCTTCGCCATCCCCGTCGTCCTCGGCGGCCTGGTGCTGCTGTCCGTCGTCACCAGCTCCACGGTCTGGCCGGTGATCGGGTTCATGGTGCTGCTCGGCTGGCCGCAGATCTCCCGTATCGCCAGGGGATCCGTCATCACCACCAAGCAGAACGACTACGTCCAGGCGGCCCGGGCGCTGGGCGCCTCCAACTCGCGGATGCTGCTGCGGCACATCACGCCCAACGCCATCGCCCCGGTCATCGTCGTGGCGACCATCGCGCTCGGTACGTACATCTCGCTGGAGGCGACCCTCTCGTATCTCGGGGTCGGGCTGAAGCCGCCCACCGTGAGCTGGGGCATCGACATCTCCTCGGCGTCCCAGTACATCCGCACGGCCCCGCACGCGCTCCTGTGGCCGGCCGGGGCCCTCGCCGTCACCGTCCTCGCGTTCATCATGCTCGGCGACGCGGTGCGCGACGCCCTCGACCCGAAGCTGAGGTGA
- a CDS encoding ABC transporter permease, whose translation MGRYVIRRLLQMIPVFFGATLLIFLMVNVMGDPIAGLCGDRQCDPATATQLRKEFGLDKPLWQQYVTYMGNVFTGDFGTAFNGQEVTELMASAFPVTIRLTIVAILFEIVIGITLGVVTGLRRGRPVDTGVLLVTLVVISVPTFVTGLLLQLLLGVEWGWISPSVSPEAPFDELIVPGLVLASVSLAYVTRLTRTSIAENRRADYVRTAVAKGLPRHRVITRHLLRNSLIPVVTFIGTDIGALMGGAIVTERIFNIHGVGFQLYQGILRQNTQTVVGFVTVLVLVFLVANLLVDLLYAVLDPRIRYA comes from the coding sequence ATGGGACGGTATGTGATCCGGCGCCTGCTGCAGATGATCCCGGTCTTCTTCGGCGCCACCCTGTTGATCTTCCTGATGGTGAACGTGATGGGCGACCCCATCGCGGGCCTGTGCGGCGACCGGCAGTGCGACCCCGCCACGGCCACCCAGCTGCGCAAGGAGTTCGGCCTCGACAAGCCCCTGTGGCAGCAATACGTGACGTACATGGGCAACGTCTTCACCGGCGACTTCGGCACGGCCTTCAACGGCCAGGAGGTCACCGAGCTGATGGCGAGCGCCTTCCCGGTCACCATCCGGCTCACGATCGTGGCGATCCTCTTCGAGATCGTCATCGGCATCACGCTCGGCGTCGTCACCGGACTGCGCCGGGGCCGTCCCGTCGACACCGGCGTCCTGCTGGTCACCCTCGTCGTCATCTCCGTGCCGACCTTCGTCACCGGTCTGCTGCTCCAGCTGCTGCTCGGCGTCGAATGGGGCTGGATCAGTCCGTCCGTCTCCCCGGAGGCCCCCTTCGACGAGCTGATCGTGCCGGGCCTGGTGCTCGCGTCCGTCTCCCTGGCGTACGTGACCCGGCTGACCCGGACCTCCATCGCGGAGAACCGGCGCGCCGACTACGTCCGTACGGCCGTCGCCAAGGGGCTGCCCCGGCACCGGGTCATCACCCGGCATCTGCTGCGCAACTCGCTGATCCCGGTGGTCACCTTCATCGGCACCGACATCGGCGCGCTGATGGGCGGCGCGATCGTCACCGAGCGCATCTTCAACATCCACGGCGTCGGCTTCCAGCTCTACCAGGGCATCCTGCGCCAGAACACCCAGACCGTCGTCGGCTTCGTGACCGTCCTGGTCCTCGTCTTCCTGGTGGCCAACCTGCTGGTCGACCTCCTGTACGCCGTACTCGACCCGAGGATCCGCTATGCCTGA
- a CDS encoding peptide ABC transporter substrate-binding protein yields MRGATHARWAACAAAVALAATACGDDGGGDSGGGDGDGSGIVSSSWGDPQNPLEPANTNEVQGGKVLDMLFRGLKRYDAKTGKANDMLAEKIETSDSQNFTVTVKSGWKFSNGEAVDAKSFVDAWNYGASLKNNQKNAYFFGYIDGYDKTHPEDGSKQTADTLSGLKVTGPNTFTVKLNQKFSTFPDTLGYAAFSPLPQSFFDDHAGWLSKPVGNGPYTIDSYAKGSVMKMRQWVQYPGEDKARNGGVDLKVYTDNNTAYTDLMAGNLDLVDDVPASQLKNAKSDLGDRYINTPAGIIQTLAFPFYDKAWDKDGMEKVRTGLSRAIDREQITETIFQKTRTPATDWTSPVLGEAGGFKEGLCGDACEYDPDEAKKLIEEGGGLPGGQVKISYNADTGSHKEWVDAVCNSVNNALDNDKACVGNPIGTFADFRNQITQSKMSGPFRAGWQMDYPLIQNFLQPLYYTNASSNDGKWTSAEFDKLVNEANAETDQAKAVDLFQQAEEVLRDDMGAIPLWYQNGSAGYSERVSDVALNQFSVPVYNEIKVS; encoded by the coding sequence ATGCGTGGAGCCACGCACGCCAGATGGGCCGCATGCGCGGCGGCGGTAGCTCTCGCCGCGACGGCCTGCGGGGACGACGGGGGCGGCGACAGCGGCGGCGGCGACGGCGACGGCTCCGGGATCGTGAGCTCCTCGTGGGGTGACCCGCAGAACCCCCTGGAGCCGGCCAACACCAACGAGGTGCAGGGCGGCAAGGTCCTCGACATGCTCTTCCGCGGTCTCAAGCGCTACGACGCCAAGACCGGCAAGGCGAACGACATGCTCGCCGAGAAGATCGAGACCTCGGACTCGCAGAACTTCACCGTCACCGTCAAGAGCGGCTGGAAGTTCAGCAACGGCGAGGCCGTCGACGCCAAGTCGTTCGTGGACGCCTGGAACTACGGCGCCAGCCTCAAGAACAACCAGAAGAACGCGTACTTCTTCGGGTACATCGACGGCTACGACAAGACGCACCCGGAGGACGGCAGCAAGCAGACGGCCGACACCCTCTCCGGCCTCAAGGTCACCGGGCCCAACACCTTCACGGTCAAGCTCAACCAGAAGTTCTCGACCTTCCCCGACACCCTGGGCTACGCGGCCTTCTCCCCGCTGCCGCAGTCGTTCTTCGACGACCACGCGGGCTGGCTGAGCAAGCCGGTCGGCAACGGCCCGTACACCATCGACTCGTACGCCAAGGGCTCGGTGATGAAGATGCGCCAGTGGGTGCAGTACCCGGGCGAGGACAAGGCGCGGAACGGCGGTGTGGACCTCAAGGTCTACACCGACAACAACACCGCCTACACGGACCTCATGGCCGGCAACCTCGACCTCGTCGACGACGTGCCCGCCTCCCAGCTCAAGAACGCCAAGAGCGACCTCGGCGACCGGTACATCAACACGCCCGCCGGCATCATCCAGACCCTCGCCTTCCCGTTCTACGACAAGGCCTGGGACAAGGACGGCATGGAGAAGGTCCGCACGGGCCTGTCCCGGGCCATCGACCGCGAACAGATCACCGAGACCATCTTCCAGAAGACGCGCACACCCGCCACCGACTGGACCTCGCCCGTCCTCGGCGAGGCCGGCGGCTTCAAGGAGGGGCTGTGCGGTGACGCCTGCGAGTACGACCCCGACGAGGCCAAGAAGCTGATCGAGGAGGGCGGCGGGCTGCCCGGCGGCCAGGTCAAGATCTCGTACAACGCGGACACCGGCTCCCACAAGGAGTGGGTGGACGCCGTCTGCAACTCCGTCAACAACGCGCTGGACAACGACAAGGCCTGCGTCGGCAACCCCATCGGAACCTTCGCCGACTTCCGCAACCAGATCACCCAGTCCAAGATGTCCGGCCCCTTCCGGGCCGGCTGGCAGATGGACTACCCGCTGATCCAGAACTTCCTGCAGCCGCTGTACTACACCAACGCCTCGTCCAACGACGGCAAGTGGACCAGCGCCGAGTTCGACAAGCTCGTGAACGAGGCCAACGCGGAGACCGACCAGGCCAAGGCCGTGGACCTCTTCCAGCAGGCCGAGGAGGTCCTGCGGGACGACATGGGTGCCATCCCGCTCTGGTACCAGAACGGCAGCGCCGGCTACTCGGAGCGGGTCTCCGATGTGGCGCTCAACCAGTTCAGCGTCCCCGTCTACAACGAGATCAAGGTCAGCTGA
- a CDS encoding ABC transporter permease encodes MTSPTPSATTAPMVVAEDAVPTAPKTPPRGGDSRSPGRLAWLRFKRDRTGVVSACVVLVFFVAGIGAPLIARLYGKDPYTTYGQNTAGLLNDFGFPVRPNGGISGGFWFGVEPQLGRDVFTLLLYGIRNSLLIATVTTLLVTLLGIVVGLTAGYLGGRTDYLVGRVIDILLAFPSTLFFIAFWPVMISILVSPEDATPTWLTVVSLISVMTAFGWAPIARLLRGEVLALREREFVEASKVTGASPARIIFKELLPNLWTPILIQATLALPMYVTTEAALAFLGVGLSDPTPDWGVMIQRGAQVYQNDITYMLFPGLTMVIFVIAFNLLGDSVRDALDPKTRR; translated from the coding sequence ATGACCTCGCCTACACCCTCTGCCACCACCGCACCCATGGTGGTGGCCGAAGACGCCGTACCGACGGCGCCGAAGACCCCACCTCGTGGCGGTGACAGCCGCTCCCCCGGCAGGCTCGCCTGGCTGCGCTTCAAGCGCGACCGCACGGGTGTGGTCTCGGCCTGTGTGGTGCTGGTCTTCTTCGTCGCCGGAATCGGCGCCCCGCTGATCGCCAGGCTGTACGGCAAGGATCCGTACACGACCTACGGTCAGAACACGGCGGGTCTGCTCAACGACTTCGGTTTCCCCGTCCGGCCCAACGGCGGCATCAGCGGCGGCTTCTGGTTCGGCGTCGAACCGCAGCTCGGACGGGACGTCTTCACGCTGCTGCTCTACGGCATCCGCAACTCCCTGCTGATCGCCACGGTGACGACCCTGCTCGTCACCCTGCTGGGCATCGTCGTCGGGCTCACGGCCGGCTATCTCGGCGGCCGGACCGACTACCTGGTCGGCCGGGTCATCGACATCCTGCTGGCCTTCCCCTCCACGCTCTTCTTCATCGCCTTCTGGCCCGTGATGATCTCGATCCTCGTCTCGCCGGAGGACGCCACCCCGACCTGGCTCACGGTGGTCAGCCTGATCTCGGTGATGACCGCGTTCGGCTGGGCGCCCATCGCCCGGCTGCTGCGCGGCGAGGTACTGGCCCTGCGCGAGCGGGAGTTCGTGGAGGCGTCCAAAGTGACCGGTGCGTCGCCGGCCCGGATCATCTTCAAGGAGCTGCTGCCGAACCTGTGGACGCCGATCCTCATCCAGGCGACTCTCGCGCTGCCGATGTACGTCACCACGGAGGCCGCGCTCGCCTTCCTCGGGGTGGGGCTCAGCGACCCGACGCCCGACTGGGGCGTGATGATCCAGCGCGGGGCGCAGGTCTATCAGAACGACATCACCTACATGCTCTTCCCCGGCTTGACGATGGTGATCTTTGTGATCGCCTTCAACCTTCTTGGGGATTCCGTACGGGACGCTCTGGATCCGAAAACTCGGCGTTGA
- a CDS encoding ABC transporter substrate-binding protein yields MSISRRNFVIATSVAAGGSMVLSACSSGGGGGGTGGGGSTSTAKYSAVSIGTADDSTGPAPAVAGARKGGTIHPIGPDDFSHLDPQRIYYSWNSTVGNLYIRCLTGYKIASGGAMKLVGDLATDTGTMSDDGRTWTFTLKDGLKWEDGSELTVEDVRHGIERGFASFTTEGATYLQSALTGTNDFRSVYKGPYGGKHLSSVVTDTAKKTITFHLKTARPDLNWTLAMHSYGAVPVKHDTKEKYDKDPVSCGPYRIKQHSVDKSLTLVRNTHWDPATDPIRNAYPDSFVFEFGPEGLQATDRLIADSGDDQYAVMAYSGVPAERIQKVLGTADLKARSVDGLLTGLYYYAINCKRITDVKVRQALNYAWPLEQIRRIYGGPSAGEYATTVLSPDIAGRVKFDVYGKLTKPQGDTAKAKALLKEAGKLGQKIVYTYPQGASDAYDKTKVVIAAALKEAGFDPVVKPVESTSYYDQVQQIDNQFDVMWFGWAPDWPTGYTLLQPLFDGTTIANGANNVSQLNVPWVNAAIKKNAVIPDATKANAAWAALDRQIMEKEAPIIPETYQRRYYLYGDKVGGGEFDPLFSAFILYKLYAKA; encoded by the coding sequence ATGTCTATTTCGCGCAGAAACTTTGTCATCGCCACCTCCGTCGCGGCTGGCGGCTCCATGGTGCTCTCGGCCTGCAGCAGTGGTGGGGGCGGCGGCGGTACGGGCGGCGGCGGCTCGACGAGCACCGCCAAGTACTCCGCGGTCAGCATCGGCACCGCGGACGACTCCACCGGACCCGCGCCCGCGGTCGCCGGGGCACGCAAGGGCGGGACGATCCACCCGATAGGGCCGGACGACTTCTCGCACCTCGACCCGCAGCGCATCTACTACTCGTGGAACTCCACGGTCGGCAACCTCTACATCCGCTGTCTGACCGGCTACAAGATCGCCTCCGGCGGCGCCATGAAGCTCGTCGGCGACCTCGCCACCGACACCGGCACCATGTCCGACGACGGCAGGACCTGGACCTTCACCCTGAAGGACGGGCTGAAGTGGGAGGACGGCAGCGAGCTGACCGTGGAGGACGTACGCCACGGCATCGAGCGCGGCTTCGCGAGCTTCACCACCGAGGGGGCCACCTACCTCCAGTCCGCGCTGACCGGCACGAACGACTTCCGCTCGGTCTACAAGGGCCCGTACGGCGGCAAGCACCTCAGCTCGGTCGTCACGGACACCGCGAAGAAGACCATCACCTTCCACCTGAAGACGGCCCGCCCGGACCTCAACTGGACGCTGGCGATGCACTCCTACGGAGCCGTGCCCGTCAAGCACGACACCAAGGAGAAGTACGACAAGGACCCGGTCTCCTGCGGTCCGTACCGGATCAAGCAGCACTCGGTCGACAAGTCCCTGACGCTGGTGCGCAACACGCACTGGGACCCGGCGACGGACCCGATCCGCAACGCCTACCCGGACTCCTTCGTCTTCGAGTTCGGCCCGGAGGGGCTCCAGGCAACGGACCGGCTGATCGCCGACTCCGGGGACGACCAGTACGCGGTCATGGCGTACAGCGGGGTGCCGGCCGAGCGCATCCAGAAGGTGCTCGGCACGGCCGACCTGAAGGCCCGGAGCGTCGACGGCCTGCTGACCGGCCTCTACTACTACGCCATCAACTGCAAGCGGATCACCGATGTGAAGGTGCGCCAGGCGCTCAACTACGCCTGGCCGCTGGAGCAGATCCGCCGGATCTACGGCGGCCCGTCCGCCGGCGAGTACGCGACCACCGTCCTCTCCCCCGACATCGCGGGCCGCGTGAAGTTCGACGTCTACGGCAAGCTGACCAAGCCGCAGGGCGACACGGCGAAGGCGAAGGCCCTGCTCAAGGAGGCCGGGAAGCTCGGCCAGAAGATCGTCTACACCTACCCGCAGGGCGCGAGCGACGCGTACGACAAGACCAAGGTCGTCATCGCCGCCGCTCTGAAGGAGGCCGGCTTCGACCCGGTCGTGAAGCCCGTCGAGTCGACCAGCTATTACGACCAAGTGCAGCAGATCGACAACCAGTTCGACGTCATGTGGTTCGGCTGGGCCCCCGACTGGCCCACCGGCTACACCCTCCTCCAGCCCCTCTTCGACGGCACCACGATCGCCAACGGCGCCAACAACGTCTCCCAGCTGAACGTGCCCTGGGTGAACGCGGCCATCAAGAAGAACGCCGTCATCCCTGACGCGACCAAGGCCAACGCCGCCTGGGCCGCGCTGGACCGGCAGATCATGGAGAAGGAGGCGCCGATCATCCCCGAGACGTACCAGCGCCGCTACTACCTGTACGGGGACAAGGTGGGCGGGGGCGAGTTCGACCCGCTGTTCTCGGCGTTCATCCTCTACAAGCTGTACGCCAAGGCCTGA
- a CDS encoding ABC transporter permease: protein MFRFLVRRTLGALLILLIISALTFVLFYVAPRDPARAACGKLCTPQTLALVRHNLGISDPLPVQYWHWLVGVFAGRDYTGLGHCPAPCLGYSFTNHEPVLGLITDRFPTTLSLSIGSAVVFVVFGVGTGMIAAVKQGKALDKIASSASLVGSSLQIYIVGVVAMYYLSDEWHLLPRPQDSTGFTQDPGAWFKGLLLPWLVLALIFTANYTRMTRSQLVESLSEDYVRTARAKGLSRRTVFFRFAWRGAMGPIVTILGLDIGYLLGGAIITEETFGLHGIGALSIKAVRDNDLPLLLGVVLTAAAAIVVANIVVDAVYALIDPRIRLA, encoded by the coding sequence ATGTTCCGCTTCCTCGTCCGTCGGACGCTCGGCGCGCTGCTGATCCTGCTGATCATCAGCGCCCTCACCTTCGTGCTCTTCTACGTCGCCCCGCGGGATCCGGCCCGGGCCGCCTGCGGCAAGCTCTGCACGCCCCAGACGCTCGCGCTGGTCCGGCACAACCTCGGGATCTCGGACCCGCTGCCGGTCCAGTACTGGCACTGGCTCGTGGGCGTGTTCGCCGGCCGTGACTACACGGGGCTCGGGCACTGCCCCGCCCCGTGTCTCGGCTACTCGTTCACCAACCACGAGCCGGTGCTCGGCCTGATCACCGACCGCTTCCCGACGACGCTCTCGCTCTCCATCGGCAGCGCGGTGGTGTTCGTGGTCTTCGGCGTCGGTACGGGCATGATCGCGGCGGTCAAGCAGGGCAAGGCGCTGGACAAGATCGCGTCCTCCGCCTCACTGGTCGGCTCGTCGCTGCAGATCTACATCGTCGGTGTGGTCGCGATGTACTACCTCTCCGACGAGTGGCATCTGCTCCCCCGGCCACAGGACAGCACCGGGTTCACCCAGGATCCGGGCGCGTGGTTCAAGGGGCTGCTGCTGCCGTGGCTGGTCCTCGCGCTGATCTTCACGGCCAACTACACGCGGATGACCCGCTCCCAGCTCGTGGAGAGCCTCAGCGAGGACTACGTACGCACGGCCCGTGCCAAGGGCCTGTCCCGCCGGACGGTCTTCTTCCGGTTCGCCTGGCGGGGCGCGATGGGCCCGATCGTCACGATCCTCGGCCTCGACATCGGCTATCTCCTCGGCGGCGCGATCATCACCGAGGAGACGTTCGGACTGCACGGCATCGGCGCGCTGTCCATCAAGGCCGTACGGGACAACGACCTGCCGCTGCTGCTCGGCGTCGTCCTCACCGCGGCCGCCGCGATCGTCGTCGCCAACATCGTCGTCGACGCCGTCTACGCCCTCATCGACCCGCGGATCCGGCTCGCCTAG
- a CDS encoding ABC transporter ATP-binding protein, giving the protein MSTPFLSVRDLRVAFSTEDGLVRAVDGLSFDLAQGRTLGIVGESGSGKSVTSMAVLGLHDREHTDVDGEILLDGKDLLAATERELERLRGNTMSMIFQDALASLSPFHTVGKQIGETYRKHTGASRHEARARSVEMLRRVGIPQPDLRVDDYPHQFSGGMRQRAMIAMALVCDPQLLIADEPTTALDVTVQAQIMDLLKDLQQEFGTAIVFITHDLGVIANIADDVLVMYGGRCVERGTRNQVLRTPQHPYTWGLLGSMPSLDGPVDVPLSPIPGLPPSLLNPPSGCRFHPRCAFAEKVHGGLCATDSPPLEINGGGRGTACHLTAEQRREFFVDYATPQPG; this is encoded by the coding sequence ATGAGCACCCCCTTCCTCTCCGTACGCGACCTGCGTGTCGCCTTCTCCACCGAGGACGGCCTCGTCAGGGCCGTCGACGGACTCTCCTTCGACCTCGCCCAGGGCAGGACGCTCGGCATCGTGGGAGAGTCCGGCTCGGGCAAGTCCGTCACCAGCATGGCGGTCCTCGGCCTGCACGACCGCGAACACACCGACGTGGACGGCGAGATCCTCCTCGACGGCAAGGATCTGCTGGCCGCGACCGAGCGGGAACTGGAGCGGCTGCGCGGCAACACGATGTCCATGATCTTCCAGGACGCGCTGGCCTCGCTCTCGCCCTTCCACACGGTCGGCAAGCAGATCGGCGAGACGTATCGCAAGCACACCGGGGCCTCCCGGCACGAGGCCCGGGCGCGGTCGGTCGAGATGCTCCGACGGGTCGGCATCCCGCAGCCAGACCTGCGCGTGGACGACTATCCGCACCAGTTCTCGGGCGGTATGCGCCAGCGCGCGATGATCGCCATGGCGTTGGTCTGCGACCCGCAACTGCTGATCGCCGACGAACCGACCACGGCCCTGGACGTGACGGTCCAGGCCCAGATCATGGACCTCCTCAAGGACCTCCAGCAGGAGTTCGGCACGGCGATCGTCTTCATCACCCACGACCTGGGTGTCATCGCCAACATCGCGGACGACGTGCTGGTGATGTACGGCGGCCGGTGTGTGGAGCGGGGCACGCGGAACCAGGTGCTGCGGACACCCCAACACCCGTACACCTGGGGCCTGCTGGGCTCGATGCCGAGCCTCGACGGACCGGTCGACGTGCCGCTGTCGCCGATCCCGGGTCTGCCGCCCTCGCTGCTCAACCCGCCCTCCGGCTGCCGCTTCCACCCGCGGTGCGCGTTCGCGGAGAAGGTCCACGGCGGGCTGTGCGCCACGGACAGCCCGCCGCTGGAGATCAACGGCGGCGGCCGCGGCACGGCCTGCCACCTCACCGCCGAGCAGCGCCGCGAGTTCTTCGTCGACTACGCGACGCCGCAGCCCGGCTGA